In Methylomonas sp. ZR1, one DNA window encodes the following:
- the tadA gene encoding tRNA adenosine(34) deaminase TadA: MTDEEWLRHAIRLAQRAEDQGEVPVGAVLVLDNVCVAEGWNQPIQQNDPTAHAEIVALRKAGAALNNYRLIDTTLYVTLEPCVMCMGAIAHARVKRLVFGAYDPKRGAVCHALQLSDAAFLNHRVEWTGGILEADCAELLSDFFKARRQQSRGR, encoded by the coding sequence ATGACCGACGAGGAATGGCTGCGCCATGCCATCCGCCTGGCACAGCGCGCCGAAGACCAAGGCGAAGTCCCGGTCGGCGCCGTATTGGTGCTTGATAATGTCTGCGTAGCCGAGGGCTGGAATCAACCCATCCAGCAGAACGATCCCACCGCTCATGCCGAAATTGTCGCTCTGCGAAAGGCCGGGGCAGCCCTGAACAATTATCGCCTGATTGACACTACCCTCTATGTGACACTGGAACCCTGCGTGATGTGCATGGGCGCCATCGCCCACGCCCGCGTCAAACGTTTGGTATTCGGCGCTTACGATCCCAAACGCGGCGCGGTCTGCCATGCGCTGCAACTCAGCGACGCGGCGTTCTTAAATCATCGCGTGGAATGGACGGGGGGGATTCTGGAGGCGGATTGCGCGGAACTGCTCAGCGATTTTTTCAAGGCCAGACGCCAGCAGTCGAGAGGCCGATAA
- a CDS encoding S1C family serine protease: MQHPNHPDSPDVFIKRVFAAGAVAAALIVLWHWQPGAPATESAPVRTVAARGDLAADEKSTIELFEKSRDSVVYISTAALVRNVWTRDVFSVPKGTGSGFIWDEAGHVVTNFHVIAGANEATVKLADGRDYKATLVGASQVHDIAVLKIGVGFKRPPPVPVGTSRDLKVGQKVFAIGNPFGLDWTLTSGIVSALDRSLGGQEGPAVEHLIQTDAAINPGNSGGPLLDSAGRLIGINTAIYSPSGASAGIGFAVPVDTVMRVVPELIKQGKYIRPALGIEIDQQMNEQLAALTGTAGVAVLRVQPGSAADKAGLQGVSITANGMVPGDIIVAINGKDVDTLSKLFARLDDQKVGDVVKVKVFNNGQTREVEVILQPGN; encoded by the coding sequence ATGCAACATCCCAATCATCCCGATTCGCCCGATGTATTCATTAAACGTGTATTCGCCGCCGGTGCAGTCGCCGCAGCGCTGATAGTCCTTTGGCATTGGCAGCCGGGAGCACCGGCGACCGAATCCGCCCCGGTCAGAACCGTCGCCGCGCGCGGCGATTTGGCAGCGGACGAAAAAAGCACCATCGAACTGTTCGAAAAATCGCGAGATTCGGTGGTTTACATCAGCACCGCCGCGCTAGTGCGCAATGTCTGGACTCGCGACGTATTTTCAGTGCCGAAAGGCACGGGTTCCGGATTTATCTGGGACGAAGCCGGCCATGTCGTCACCAACTTTCACGTCATTGCCGGCGCAAACGAAGCCACGGTAAAACTGGCCGACGGCCGCGATTACAAGGCCACTCTGGTTGGCGCCAGCCAGGTGCATGATATTGCGGTATTGAAAATCGGCGTCGGCTTCAAACGGCCGCCACCGGTACCGGTCGGCACCAGCCGCGATCTAAAAGTTGGCCAAAAAGTATTCGCTATCGGCAACCCGTTTGGTTTGGACTGGACCTTGACCAGCGGCATCGTCTCCGCGCTGGACCGCTCCCTGGGCGGTCAGGAAGGTCCGGCCGTCGAACATTTGATCCAGACCGACGCCGCGATTAATCCCGGCAACTCCGGCGGCCCGCTCCTCGATTCCGCCGGCCGGTTGATCGGCATCAATACCGCAATTTACAGCCCGAGTGGTGCCTCCGCCGGCATCGGTTTTGCGGTGCCGGTGGATACGGTGATGCGGGTGGTGCCGGAACTGATTAAACAAGGCAAATACATCCGCCCGGCCCTGGGTATCGAAATAGACCAACAGATGAACGAGCAATTGGCGGCTTTGACCGGCACGGCCGGTGTCGCGGTATTGCGGGTGCAGCCCGGTTCGGCGGCGGATAAAGCCGGCCTACAAGGCGTATCGATAACGGCCAACGGCATGGTGCCGGGCGACATCATCGTCGCCATTAACGGTAAGGACGTCGATACGCTCTCAAAACTGTTCGCCCGCCTGGACGACCAGAAGGTTGGCGATGTCGTCAAAGTCAAGGTATTCAACAATGGCCAGACCCGGGAAGTCGAAGTAATCTTACAGCCAGGAAATTGA
- a CDS encoding TIGR02450 family Trp-rich protein yields MPTAKSPRLNPNKLLLSKWTAVTPQNKEKHFIVSKLLLPDEPDAPLEMIELEAVFSKRVQIMPWRDLLNTNNWRQGWH; encoded by the coding sequence ATGCCGACCGCCAAATCACCCAGGCTGAACCCGAACAAATTACTGCTCAGCAAATGGACCGCCGTTACCCCGCAAAATAAGGAAAAGCACTTTATCGTCAGTAAATTGCTACTGCCGGACGAGCCGGACGCGCCGCTGGAAATGATCGAACTGGAGGCGGTGTTTAGCAAACGGGTGCAAATCATGCCCTGGCGGGATTTGCTTAATACCAACAACTGGCGCCAGGGTTGGCACTGA
- a CDS encoding FAD-binding domain-containing protein, whose amino-acid sequence MSYNLIWFKRDLRVHDHAPLLYASRKAPVLCLFIIEPSLWAADDVATQHYQFLRESLLDLELALRKRGGGLRIEVGGAVPVLQRLWQEAPFLAMYSHQETGNWLSFQRDLAVQRWCREHGLPWHEFAQFGVVRRLRDRDAWKAHWDALMAEPCLEPPACDWIAAPKLAILPEPQTLGLIHPDPPQRQRGGRRQGIETLRDFLFDRCGAYRGGISSPLSAPTACSRLSAYLAFGCLSLREVVQATRRQLAALPRGDARRAGLTAFVSRLYWHCHFMQKLESEPELEFTNLHRGYDGLREADWNPAHFQALSAGQTGWPLVDACVAMLQQTGWLNFRMRAMLVSVASYPLWLHWQPVGAWLAQQFLDYEPGIHWSQMQMQAGTTGINTTRVYNPIKQARDHDPHGHFVRHWLPALRRVPNEWLFEPWRMPLKLQQQRGTRVGSEWILPNRWSNWNRLPGRRKPGFTKYVAAPT is encoded by the coding sequence ATGAGCTACAACCTGATCTGGTTCAAGCGCGATCTGCGGGTACACGACCATGCACCGCTGCTTTACGCCAGCCGCAAGGCGCCGGTGCTGTGTTTGTTCATCATCGAACCCAGCTTGTGGGCGGCCGACGACGTTGCCACGCAACACTACCAATTTTTACGCGAAAGCCTGCTTGATTTGGAACTTGCCTTGCGCAAACGCGGCGGCGGCTTACGTATCGAAGTGGGCGGAGCAGTGCCGGTTTTGCAGCGGCTCTGGCAGGAAGCGCCCTTTCTGGCGATGTATTCGCACCAGGAAACCGGCAACTGGCTGAGCTTTCAGCGCGACTTGGCCGTGCAACGCTGGTGCCGGGAACACGGCTTGCCTTGGCACGAGTTTGCACAATTTGGTGTGGTACGCCGGTTGCGTGATCGCGATGCGTGGAAAGCACATTGGGACGCACTGATGGCCGAACCCTGCCTGGAACCTCCCGCTTGCGATTGGATAGCAGCCCCTAAACTGGCGATCTTGCCCGAGCCGCAAACCCTGGGCTTAATCCATCCCGACCCGCCGCAGCGCCAAAGAGGCGGCCGCCGCCAAGGCATCGAAACCTTGCGTGACTTTCTGTTCGACCGTTGCGGTGCTTACCGAGGCGGCATCTCCTCGCCCTTGTCCGCACCGACGGCCTGTTCGCGCCTTTCTGCTTATTTGGCCTTCGGCTGTTTGAGTTTACGGGAGGTCGTGCAAGCCACCCGCCGCCAGTTGGCTGCTTTACCGCGCGGCGATGCCCGTCGTGCCGGTTTGACGGCCTTCGTCAGCCGCTTGTACTGGCATTGCCATTTCATGCAAAAGCTGGAAAGCGAACCGGAACTGGAGTTTACCAATCTGCATCGCGGCTATGACGGCTTGCGCGAAGCGGACTGGAATCCGGCGCATTTTCAGGCCTTAAGCGCAGGCCAAACGGGTTGGCCGCTGGTCGATGCCTGTGTGGCGATGTTGCAGCAAACCGGCTGGCTGAATTTCCGCATGCGGGCGATGCTGGTATCGGTAGCCAGTTATCCTTTGTGGCTGCATTGGCAACCGGTTGGCGCTTGGCTGGCCCAACAATTTCTGGATTACGAACCCGGCATCCACTGGAGCCAAATGCAAATGCAGGCCGGCACCACCGGCATTAACACCACGCGGGTGTATAACCCGATCAAACAGGCCCGCGACCATGATCCACACGGTCATTTTGTCAGACATTGGCTGCCGGCCTTACGCCGCGTGCCCAATGAATGGCTGTTCGAACCGTGGCGCATGCCGCTGAAACTGCAACAACAACGCGGCACGAGGGTCGGATCGGAGTGGATATTGCCGAACCGCTGGTCGAACTGGAATCGGCTACCCGGCAGGCGAAAGCCCGGCTTTACGAAGTACGTGGCCGCGCCGACGTGA
- a CDS encoding DUF2256 domain-containing protein — MHQKALLPAKLCAVCGRPFVWRKKWARDWEAVKYCSERCRRQRGTTKIA; from the coding sequence ATGCACCAAAAAGCCTTGCTGCCTGCCAAGCTCTGTGCCGTCTGCGGTCGACCCTTCGTGTGGCGTAAAAAATGGGCCCGAGACTGGGAGGCGGTGAAATATTGCTCAGAGCGTTGCCGCCGGCAACGCGGCACGACCAAGATCGCATGA
- a CDS encoding cryptochrome/photolyase family protein — MPPATRHDQDRMTTLRLILGDQLNPLHSWFAQTDDETVYTLMEIRQETDYVLHHAQKIIGIFAAMRDFAQHLSVQGHRLHYLPIDDSGNRQSLTANLDVLITQYRVQHFEYQLPDEWRLDQQLRTYCQQLAISNRACDSEHFYSQREEAAELFGSRPHWLMEMFYRRMRVKHRVLLADNQRPAGGQWNYDHDNRKAWPGTPVVAADTRPRHDHSAIWQSIVAAGVNSFGAADAEDFRWPLNRNEALQQLEAFIAEGLPQFGDFQDAMSRRSWRLFHSLLSFALNTKMLNPREVVERSEQAYRQGHAPLAAAEGFIRQILGWREYVRGVYWAKMPDYAAHNYFGHDRPLPAWFWTGETRMNCLAAAIGQSLQYAYAHHIQRLMVIGNFALLAGLAPEAVHRWYLGVYIDAFEWVELPNTLGMSQFADGGLLATKPYVSSAAYIDRMSDYCKGCHYDKKARTGERACPFNALYWDFFIRHRDKLSRNPRLSMVYRNLDRFAAAELEAIARRAETVLADLERL; from the coding sequence TTGCCGCCGGCAACGCGGCACGACCAAGATCGCATGACCACCTTGCGGCTCATTCTGGGCGACCAATTAAATCCGCTGCACAGCTGGTTTGCGCAAACCGATGACGAAACAGTTTATACGCTGATGGAAATCCGCCAGGAAACCGATTACGTCTTGCACCATGCACAAAAAATCATCGGTATTTTCGCGGCAATGCGCGATTTTGCTCAGCATTTGTCGGTCCAAGGCCATCGCTTGCACTACCTGCCAATTGACGATAGCGGCAACCGGCAGTCGCTGACCGCTAATTTGGATGTGTTGATTACGCAGTATCGGGTTCAGCATTTTGAATACCAGCTTCCCGACGAATGGCGTTTGGATCAACAATTACGCACCTATTGCCAACAGTTGGCCATCAGCAACCGAGCCTGCGACAGTGAGCATTTCTATAGCCAGCGCGAGGAAGCCGCAGAGCTGTTTGGGTCTCGGCCGCATTGGCTGATGGAAATGTTCTATCGGCGCATGCGCGTCAAACACCGGGTGTTATTGGCAGACAATCAGCGCCCGGCCGGCGGGCAATGGAATTACGATCACGACAACCGCAAAGCCTGGCCCGGCACGCCGGTGGTGGCCGCTGACACTCGGCCCCGTCACGACCATAGCGCGATTTGGCAAAGCATCGTCGCGGCGGGCGTGAACAGTTTCGGCGCAGCGGACGCCGAGGATTTCCGCTGGCCGCTGAATCGCAACGAAGCCTTGCAGCAACTCGAAGCCTTTATCGCCGAAGGCTTGCCGCAGTTCGGCGATTTTCAGGATGCGATGAGCCGGCGCAGTTGGCGGCTGTTTCATTCGCTGCTGTCGTTTGCGCTGAACACCAAAATGCTCAATCCGCGTGAAGTGGTCGAACGCTCCGAACAGGCTTATCGCCAAGGCCATGCGCCACTGGCGGCGGCGGAAGGCTTCATCCGGCAGATTCTCGGTTGGCGCGAATATGTGCGCGGCGTGTATTGGGCAAAGATGCCGGACTATGCCGCGCACAACTATTTCGGCCATGACAGACCTTTACCCGCCTGGTTCTGGACCGGCGAAACCCGGATGAATTGTCTGGCAGCAGCCATCGGCCAATCGCTGCAATATGCTTACGCACACCACATCCAGCGGCTAATGGTGATCGGCAATTTCGCCCTGCTGGCAGGCCTGGCACCGGAAGCCGTGCATCGTTGGTATCTGGGCGTGTATATCGACGCCTTTGAATGGGTGGAATTGCCCAACACGCTGGGCATGAGCCAGTTTGCCGATGGCGGCTTACTGGCCACCAAACCTTATGTATCCAGCGCCGCGTACATCGACCGGATGAGCGATTATTGCAAGGGCTGCCACTACGACAAAAAAGCCCGCACTGGCGAGCGAGCCTGTCCATTCAATGCGCTGTACTGGGATTTTTTTATCCGCCATCGCGACAAGCTAAGCCGCAATCCGCGCCTGAGTATGGTCTATCGCAATCTGGACCGGTTTGCGGCTGCAGAGCTTGAGGCGATAGCCCGGCGTGCGGAAACAGTGTTAGCGGATTTGGAAAGGCTTTGA
- a CDS encoding DUF2452 domain-containing protein, whose translation MMNLTIKPANPQGKGAVAVLDSLQQAKKQLIAPAKNIQQISSDLFTSLFVLNSQIRFKPTTGQAYWLYFKDEQCRLSLIAPEQWLSSQSGRFIGTCELQPDLTWTLALSEACANDGAFIQEIADQRRQLEQTLQQAEKIDDVLPVYMETLPYYSRVLAATLAYSLKQSMQKSGILGLSFRQAEKLLISRID comes from the coding sequence ATGATGAATTTAACAATTAAACCGGCCAATCCTCAGGGAAAGGGAGCTGTTGCTGTATTGGACAGTTTGCAGCAAGCCAAAAAGCAGCTGATTGCCCCCGCCAAAAACATTCAGCAAATCAGCAGCGATTTATTTACCTCTCTGTTTGTTCTCAATAGCCAAATTCGGTTTAAACCGACCACGGGACAAGCATATTGGCTGTATTTTAAAGATGAGCAATGTCGCCTATCGTTGATTGCCCCGGAACAATGGCTGTCAAGCCAGTCCGGCCGATTCATAGGCACTTGCGAATTACAGCCGGATTTAACCTGGACTTTGGCCTTATCCGAGGCTTGCGCCAATGACGGTGCGTTTATCCAAGAGATTGCGGATCAGCGCCGGCAACTGGAACAGACACTGCAACAAGCCGAAAAAATCGACGATGTATTGCCGGTCTATATGGAAACCCTGCCTTACTATTCCCGAGTACTTGCCGCGACGCTGGCCTATTCGCTGAAGCAATCCATGCAAAAATCGGGTATTTTGGGCTTGAGTTTTCGGCAAGCGGAAAAGTTACTGATAAGCCGTATCGATTAA
- a CDS encoding STAS-like domain-containing protein has translation MRTINIAIQFSRYPAGRVPEDGPFSGARFRDEWLIPILKDGEKAIIEMDGTRGYGSSFLEEAFGGLVRQGYTEDQVQSAFELHSSDPSIVEEVNEYITHGSDGATD, from the coding sequence ATGCGAACGATTAACATAGCAATACAATTTTCTCGATATCCAGCCGGAAGGGTTCCAGAAGATGGGCCTTTTAGTGGTGCCCGGTTTAGAGATGAGTGGTTGATTCCTATTTTAAAAGATGGAGAAAAGGCCATCATTGAAATGGATGGTACCAGAGGGTATGGCTCTTCATTTTTGGAAGAGGCCTTTGGTGGATTAGTCAGACAGGGTTATACGGAAGACCAAGTCCAATCGGCTTTCGAACTTCATTCGTCAGATCCCAGTATCGTCGAAGAAGTGAACGAATATATTACCCATGGTTCAGATGGCGCAACTGATTAA
- a CDS encoding MerR family transcriptional regulator, whose protein sequence is MLLKVGDLAKRCGLTVRTLHHYDSIGLLKPSARSDSGYRLYNRADISRLHQIQALRRFGLSLADIGDILANSGLNLATIVERQIEALDQQIAQSQALRDRLSGLRLQLTRGEEPELADWLTTLEMMTMYDKYFSTNDLKRLPLLDIDETSTAGEWAALVQAVHEAMQAGFAPESAEAQELARQWISMLELDTQGDPRLLVKLNAMMVGEPTMQAKTGVTPELVAYIQSAFIETKLTIYEKYLAADEFSFMRENYGKRADEWPPLIAAIRQHREDGTPPNDPRMQKLARTWLELFRAYAGDNPETHAKIRAANQAEPYLFFGTFIDQPLLAYVFESMAELHRSPLQGSGGA, encoded by the coding sequence ATGTTGCTTAAAGTGGGCGATCTTGCCAAACGCTGCGGACTGACGGTCCGTACTTTGCACCACTATGACAGCATCGGTTTGCTTAAGCCTTCCGCGCGTTCCGATAGCGGCTACCGGCTGTATAACCGGGCGGACATTTCCAGATTGCATCAAATTCAAGCCTTACGGCGGTTTGGTTTGTCGTTGGCCGACATCGGAGACATTTTGGCAAACTCCGGACTGAATCTCGCGACTATCGTCGAGCGGCAGATTGAAGCCTTGGACCAGCAGATTGCGCAAAGCCAAGCCTTGCGCGACCGCTTGTCCGGTTTGCGACTGCAATTGACCCGCGGAGAAGAGCCGGAGCTTGCCGATTGGCTAACCACTTTGGAGATGATGACCATGTACGATAAATATTTTTCCACCAACGACTTAAAGCGCTTGCCGCTACTGGATATAGACGAGACCTCTACCGCCGGCGAATGGGCGGCACTGGTTCAAGCGGTGCACGAGGCGATGCAAGCCGGGTTTGCGCCGGAGAGTGCCGAGGCCCAGGAATTGGCAAGGCAATGGATCAGCATGCTGGAACTCGACACCCAAGGCGATCCTCGGCTACTCGTCAAACTCAACGCCATGATGGTCGGCGAGCCGACGATGCAAGCTAAAACCGGCGTGACGCCGGAGCTTGTTGCTTACATCCAAAGTGCATTCATCGAGACCAAATTGACGATCTACGAGAAATACCTCGCCGCCGATGAATTCAGCTTTATGCGCGAAAACTACGGTAAGCGCGCCGACGAGTGGCCGCCGCTGATCGCCGCGATACGTCAACATAGGGAAGACGGCACGCCGCCGAACGATCCGCGCATGCAGAAACTGGCGCGGACCTGGCTGGAATTGTTCCGCGCCTACGCAGGCGACAACCCGGAAACCCACGCCAAAATTCGCGCCGCCAACCAGGCCGAACCTTATCTGTTCTTTGGCACGTTTATCGACCAGCCGCTATTGGCTTACGTGTTTGAGTCGATGGCGGAATTGCACCGGTCGCCATTGCAGGGCAGCGGCGGAGCCTAA
- a CDS encoding hybrid sensor histidine kinase/response regulator, protein MQATLADSTDSKPLRFADISPAGQARLLDMTHNRLVYGITIIPFVGLPFVYWKHQLDQDVLGLLAWTVSYFLVVLAVRLQQRQYLRDRASLDPHAAVAHWLPIILRMALAHGLGLAALVLIIAGRVPFEYTLLLYMSLAAIMAANATHQSPVFSAFQRFFGAAWGGCTLLTPWTFPEHWHLIMPLCVSYVLSIHRHSSIAHGFFLQQIKLEEDSAKLAENYRRAKEEAEAALRAKNQFLTTASHDLRQPVHAMGFLIESISRRNQEPSLQPALQDLQQSVQSITQMFNSLLDLSRIELGAQPVNLQTVALDPLMNDVATLFREEARSRQIDLRVRLSGGRALVTADAMLLRQSMINLMQNALRYTQSGGVLMSVRPRSACWQFEVWDTGVGIAEDDQQRIYSPFFRPEHAWRIDNAGHGLGLAVVARCADLMGASQGLSSREGRGSRFWLRLPVAAPSHERWTMAADQPVAPVEQAAALSGRCLVIDDEPQVRNAWQALLNSWGVETVCAASANDALALLDAGFAPHAIFCDQRLRSGESGFELLQALLERCPDAAGAMVSGEFNSPALAQAEQEGYLVLHKPLDPVALHALLSRLLPAADNNYS, encoded by the coding sequence ATGCAAGCCACACTGGCCGATTCAACGGACAGCAAGCCGCTGCGCTTTGCCGACATCAGCCCGGCCGGCCAAGCTCGATTGCTGGACATGACGCATAACCGGCTGGTGTACGGTATCACCATTATCCCGTTTGTAGGCTTGCCCTTCGTGTACTGGAAGCATCAACTCGATCAAGACGTCTTGGGATTGCTGGCGTGGACGGTGTCGTATTTTCTGGTCGTGCTTGCCGTGCGCCTGCAACAGCGGCAATACTTGCGTGACAGGGCCAGCCTCGATCCGCATGCGGCAGTCGCCCATTGGCTACCCATCATTCTGCGCATGGCCTTGGCGCATGGGCTCGGCTTGGCGGCGCTGGTGCTTATCATCGCCGGTCGGGTCCCGTTCGAATATACCTTGCTGCTTTACATGAGTTTGGCGGCAATCATGGCGGCCAACGCCACCCACCAATCACCGGTATTCAGTGCGTTTCAGCGGTTTTTCGGTGCCGCTTGGGGCGGTTGCACACTGTTGACCCCATGGACGTTTCCCGAGCACTGGCATTTAATCATGCCTCTGTGCGTCAGTTATGTCTTATCGATACACCGGCACTCCTCAATTGCCCATGGCTTTTTCCTGCAGCAAATAAAACTGGAAGAAGATAGCGCCAAGTTGGCCGAGAATTATCGGCGTGCCAAGGAGGAAGCCGAAGCGGCCTTACGCGCCAAAAACCAATTCCTGACCACGGCCAGCCACGACTTGCGCCAGCCGGTGCATGCCATGGGCTTTTTAATAGAATCGATTTCCCGCCGCAATCAGGAACCGAGTTTGCAGCCTGCATTGCAAGATCTGCAACAAAGCGTGCAATCGATTACACAGATGTTCAATTCGTTGCTGGACTTGTCCAGGATCGAGCTGGGCGCCCAGCCGGTCAATCTGCAAACCGTGGCGCTGGACCCGCTGATGAACGATGTCGCCACGTTGTTTCGTGAAGAGGCCCGCTCACGGCAAATCGATCTCAGAGTGCGTTTGAGCGGCGGCAGGGCCTTAGTCACCGCCGATGCCATGTTGTTGCGCCAGTCCATGATCAACCTGATGCAAAATGCCTTGCGCTATACCCAAAGCGGCGGGGTATTGATGTCGGTGCGGCCGCGCAGTGCTTGCTGGCAGTTCGAGGTCTGGGATACCGGGGTCGGCATCGCCGAAGATGACCAACAGCGGATTTACTCGCCATTCTTCCGCCCCGAACATGCCTGGCGCATCGACAACGCCGGGCACGGTTTGGGTTTGGCGGTAGTGGCGCGTTGCGCCGATTTGATGGGCGCCAGCCAGGGCTTGAGTTCGCGGGAAGGCCGCGGTTCACGCTTCTGGTTGCGATTGCCGGTCGCCGCTCCCAGCCACGAGCGGTGGACTATGGCGGCTGACCAGCCGGTCGCACCGGTCGAGCAAGCCGCAGCGCTGAGCGGCCGCTGCCTGGTGATCGACGACGAACCGCAAGTGCGCAACGCCTGGCAAGCCTTATTGAATTCGTGGGGCGTGGAAACGGTTTGCGCCGCATCCGCCAACGACGCATTGGCCCTGCTTGATGCCGGCTTCGCACCCCACGCCATTTTTTGCGACCAGCGCTTGCGCTCCGGCGAAAGCGGCTTCGAGTTGCTGCAAGCCTTGCTGGAACGCTGCCCGGATGCCGCCGGGGCGATGGTCAGCGGCGAATTCAATTCCCCGGCTTTGGCGCAAGCCGAGCAGGAAGGTTACTTGGTGCTGCATAAGCCTTTGGACCCTGTGGCGTTACATGCCCTGCTGAGCCGGCTATTGCCGGCGGCCGACAATAACTACTCGTAA
- a CDS encoding response regulator transcription factor, whose protein sequence is MTNLASALVIDDHPLSASGIADFLLSHCGFGQARPVSSIAEFWAILDAAQPPSLAVVDFWLPEGASLPLLVQMKRQYPATRLLAISADDNSAVSDKAREAGADGFLHKQEAPEIFGRAVAALLRGDTWFHSGPFAVTGSNQPLKELPVTAAELGLTARQGQVLAMMLKGLPNKRIALNLSLSEQTVKEHVTGILERLGARNRIEVITMLRGKKLEGS, encoded by the coding sequence GTGACAAATTTGGCTAGCGCGTTGGTTATCGACGACCATCCGCTGTCGGCGAGCGGTATCGCCGATTTTTTGCTATCGCATTGCGGCTTCGGTCAGGCTCGGCCGGTATCCAGCATCGCCGAGTTTTGGGCGATTCTCGATGCCGCCCAGCCGCCGTCGTTGGCCGTGGTGGATTTTTGGCTGCCGGAAGGTGCGTCGCTGCCGTTGTTAGTGCAAATGAAACGCCAGTACCCAGCGACACGTTTGCTGGCAATCAGCGCGGACGACAATTCGGCCGTGTCGGACAAGGCACGCGAGGCCGGCGCCGACGGCTTTCTGCACAAGCAGGAAGCGCCGGAGATTTTCGGCCGTGCCGTGGCCGCGTTGCTACGGGGTGACACTTGGTTTCACAGCGGTCCATTTGCCGTGACAGGCAGCAATCAGCCGCTCAAGGAACTGCCGGTCACCGCCGCCGAGCTGGGTTTGACCGCCCGCCAAGGCCAGGTGCTGGCGATGATGCTGAAAGGCTTGCCCAACAAACGTATCGCCTTGAACCTGTCGCTGTCCGAGCAAACCGTCAAGGAGCACGTCACCGGTATTCTGGAGCGGCTGGGGGCCCGCAACCGGATCGAGGTGATTACAATGCTGCGCGGCAAAAAGCTGGAAGGCTCCTGA
- a CDS encoding DUF998 domain-containing protein, whose amino-acid sequence MQSPNNSLAGWLGLASSGLLAWGNWHYAQTLPNYDAVRHTISELAAFGTPLADEINYGLFLPVGLMQWLALACQYRTLKQNPTLRRGLLAFSWVGTAYVFCALFPCDPGSPLIGSWRQQIHNLFGALEYLGGGYGLVLFGRIPGSRVAIPLKISGVLVLTVLVLLAVPFLADYRGLIQRVAESVLFGWLTLASAEQLARPYIDRIEIAR is encoded by the coding sequence ATGCAATCGCCTAATAATAGTCTTGCCGGATGGCTGGGGTTGGCTTCCTCGGGCCTGTTGGCTTGGGGTAACTGGCACTACGCCCAAACGCTCCCCAACTACGATGCCGTGCGCCATACTATTAGCGAATTGGCTGCGTTCGGAACGCCATTGGCGGACGAAATCAATTACGGACTTTTCCTGCCGGTGGGCTTGATGCAATGGCTGGCATTGGCCTGCCAGTACCGCACTCTCAAGCAGAACCCTACGCTACGCCGGGGTTTACTGGCGTTTTCCTGGGTGGGAACGGCTTATGTCTTTTGCGCGCTATTCCCGTGCGATCCCGGCTCTCCGCTGATTGGCTCTTGGCGCCAACAAATTCATAACCTGTTCGGTGCGCTTGAATATCTGGGAGGCGGTTATGGCTTAGTGCTGTTTGGGCGTATCCCTGGCTCCCGCGTCGCCATCCCCTTGAAAATTTCCGGCGTACTGGTACTGACGGTTCTGGTGTTGCTGGCCGTCCCTTTTCTGGCGGACTACAGGGGCCTGATTCAACGCGTTGCCGAAAGCGTGTTGTTCGGCTGGCTGACGTTAGCGAGCGCAGAGCAATTGGCCCGCCCCTACATTGACCGCATTGAAATCGCAAGGTGA